The genomic segment CAAGTTGGCCTACGATGCCATGGTGCACGGAACGGGCGAAAAGTTTGCCTCGGCGACCGAAGGCATCCGCGCTTCCTATGCCGCAGGCGTTACCGATGAGTTCATCAAACCGATTATCTGCACCGATACCAACGGTCAGCCGCAGGCCACCATTGCCGAAGGCGATGTGGTGCTGTGCTTCAATTTCCGCACCGACCGCGGGCGCGAAATTACCATGGTGCTGACGCAGCAGGCATTCCCCGAACAAGGGATGCAGCCCCTGCCCCTGCACTACCTGACCATGACGCGCTACGACGATACTTTCAAAGGCGTGCAAATCATGTACGAAGACGACAACATGCAAAACACGCTCGGCGAAGTGCTGGCAGCGGCAGGCAAAACCCAAATCCGCATTGCAGAAACCGAAAAGTATCCGCACGTTACTTTCTTTTTCTCAGGGGGCAGAGAAGAGCCTTTCGCAGGTGAAAAACGCATCCTTTGCCCTTCGCCCAAAGTAGCTACCTATGATTTGAAACCCGAAATGAGTGCCGCCGACATCCGCGATGCCATCATCCCCGAACTGCAAGCCCGCAGCGCCGACTTCATTTGCCTCAACTTTGCCAACCCTGATATGGTAGGACATACGGGCGTATTTGAAGCGGCGGTTAAAGCCTGTGAAACGGTGGACAGTTGCACGCAAAAGGTGGTGGAAACCGCTCTTGCCAACGGTTATACTGCCATCATCATCGCCGACCACGGCAACGCCGACATCATGATTAACCCCGACGGCACGCCCAACACGGCACACACTACCAACCTTGTGCCCTGCATTTTGGCAGATGATGAACTTGCGGGAAAAATCAGTTTACAAAACGGCAAATTGGCCGATATTGCCCCTACGATTCTGAAACTGATGGGCATTGCACAGCCTGCCGAAATGGACGGCGTACCGTTGTTTTAAGCATCGGAAACTTTGATAAAAAAAACAGCCCTGAAAACGGCCGACGCTTTCAGGGCTGTTATGTTTATTCCCACTCAATGGTTGCAGGCGGTTTACTGCTGATATCGTACACCACGCGATTAACGCCTTTCACGCGGTTGATGATTTGATTGGATATTTCTGCCAAAAACTCATAAGGTAGGCGACTCCAATCGGCCGTCATGCCATCTACACTGGTTACGGCGCGAAGGGCTACCACATTCTCATAGGTGCGTTCATCGCCCATTACACCGACGCTTTGCACGGGCAGCAATACAGCACCAGCTTGCCATACTTGGTCGTAGAGTTCGTGCTCGCGCAGCCCGTTGATGAAAATATGGTCTACCTCTTGTAGAACAGCTACTTTTTCGGGTGTAACCTCTCCCAGAATGCGAATGGCTAATCCGGGGCCGGGGAAAGGATGTCTGCCCAGCAGGTTATCGGGCATACCCAGCGTACGGCCTACGGCACGCACCTCATCTTTGAAAAGCAGCCGCAGCGGTTCTACCACTTTCAGTTTCATGGTTTCGGGCAGGCCGCCCACATTGTGGTGGCTTTTGATGGTAACAGAAGGCCCTTTTACCGATACCGACTCTATCACATCGGGGTAGATAGTTCCCTGCCCCAGCCATTTCACATCGCTGATAGCATGTGCCTCGTGGTCAAAAACTTCTATAAAAACTCGGCCAATAGCCTTGCGCTTTTGTTCAGGGTCGGTCAAACCTTTCAGGGCATCATAGAAGCGTGCTTTTGCATCCACGCCGCGCA from the Rhodoflexus caldus genome contains:
- the gpmI gene encoding 2,3-bisphosphoglycerate-independent phosphoglycerate mutase — its product is MDKKVILIILDGWGIAVNKAASAIDAAKTPFMDSLWGRYPHSKLEASGLAVGLPEGQMGNSEVGHMNLGAGRVVNQTLVKLNKAVADGSMQENAVLLQAFQYAKSNHKKVHFIGLVSDGGIHSHINHLKALTVAAHKYGLSDVYIHAFTDGRDTDPQSGLGFIEELEAHLKSTTGVIASVTGRYYAMDRDKRWERVKLAYDAMVHGTGEKFASATEGIRASYAAGVTDEFIKPIICTDTNGQPQATIAEGDVVLCFNFRTDRGREITMVLTQQAFPEQGMQPLPLHYLTMTRYDDTFKGVQIMYEDDNMQNTLGEVLAAAGKTQIRIAETEKYPHVTFFFSGGREEPFAGEKRILCPSPKVATYDLKPEMSAADIRDAIIPELQARSADFICLNFANPDMVGHTGVFEAAVKACETVDSCTQKVVETALANGYTAIIIADHGNADIMINPDGTPNTAHTTNLVPCILADDELAGKISLQNGKLADIAPTILKLMGIAQPAEMDGVPLF